In a single window of the Terrirubrum flagellatum genome:
- a CDS encoding DUF1932 domain-containing protein: MNKPTVGFVGFGEAAQCFARHLSDVGAAEIIAFCDGPTNHPPYEPAFRELAARCGARLVDSITQLAQQSEVIFSAVVVATAEPVGRAIARELKSNTILVDINASTPAQKRAIADAVAYNGGRYVDANLMGSVSIYGARVTLYCSGDGARRFAEMFSPMGLSIEVADGAAGNAATVKMLRSVVTKGIEALVIEALTAASRAGVRQEALRGICEPMDATSFSSFVDMCVRSDALHAERRAIEMDGVAASVREIGVAPLMTEATCARLRASAALGLRERFATAPRYTADDVLDAYAAEETRRAGA; the protein is encoded by the coding sequence ATGAACAAGCCGACTGTCGGCTTCGTCGGTTTCGGCGAAGCGGCCCAATGCTTTGCGCGCCATCTGTCGGACGTGGGCGCTGCAGAGATCATCGCATTCTGCGACGGGCCAACGAACCATCCTCCCTATGAGCCCGCGTTTCGCGAACTGGCGGCACGCTGCGGCGCGAGGCTCGTCGATTCGATCACGCAGCTTGCCCAACAGTCAGAGGTTATTTTCTCGGCCGTTGTCGTCGCGACGGCGGAGCCCGTGGGTCGCGCGATTGCGCGAGAGCTGAAATCAAACACCATTCTGGTCGACATCAATGCCAGCACGCCGGCGCAGAAGCGCGCTATCGCCGACGCGGTAGCGTACAATGGCGGGCGCTATGTCGACGCAAACCTGATGGGGTCCGTCAGCATCTACGGGGCCAGGGTCACACTCTATTGTTCGGGCGATGGCGCCCGTCGCTTTGCCGAAATGTTTTCGCCAATGGGGCTGTCCATCGAGGTCGCCGACGGCGCAGCGGGAAACGCTGCGACCGTCAAGATGCTGCGCAGCGTTGTCACCAAGGGCATCGAAGCTCTGGTAATCGAGGCATTGACCGCAGCGTCTCGCGCAGGCGTGCGACAAGAAGCTCTGCGCGGCATTTGTGAACCGATGGATGCGACGTCTTTCAGCAGTTTCGTCGATATGTGCGTCCGATCGGACGCGCTGCACGCCGAGCGGCGAGCGATCGAAATGGACGGCGTCGCCGCCAGCGTGCGCGAAATTGGCGTCGCGCCGCTGATGACCGAGGCGACGTGCGCTCGCCTTCGCGCTTCCGCGGCGCTCGGCCTGCGGGAGCGATTTGCGACGGCGCCACGTTATACCGCGGACGACGTGCTCGACGCCTATGCGGCAGAGGAGACTCGTCGTGCAGGCGCATGA
- a CDS encoding flavin reductase family protein, whose amino-acid sequence MQAHELAAQGPVGDLQRAAEQNPYDARAFRQAMGRFATGVVIVTASEENGRPVGLTLNSFNAVSLAPPLILFSVARSARSLDHLVRAQAFVANVLHRGQEALSDQFASSTSSKWEGVDYESGLEGAPLISGALAHFECAPYARHDGGDHIIFLGEVRKFRASVDESPLIYYRGRYRDLGG is encoded by the coding sequence GTGCAGGCGCATGAGCTCGCAGCGCAGGGCCCTGTAGGCGATCTTCAACGAGCGGCCGAGCAAAACCCTTACGACGCACGCGCATTTCGTCAGGCGATGGGGCGATTCGCCACCGGAGTGGTCATCGTCACCGCCAGTGAAGAAAACGGACGGCCGGTCGGGCTAACGCTGAACTCATTCAACGCGGTGTCGCTCGCCCCGCCCCTCATCCTCTTCAGCGTCGCCCGCAGCGCGCGCAGTCTCGACCACCTCGTTCGCGCGCAAGCTTTCGTTGCGAATGTCCTGCATCGTGGGCAGGAAGCGCTTTCCGACCAGTTCGCTTCCTCAACATCGAGCAAGTGGGAAGGCGTCGACTATGAGAGCGGTCTCGAAGGCGCTCCTTTGATATCTGGCGCTCTCGCCCATTTCGAGTGTGCGCCATACGCCCGGCACGACGGCGGCGACCATATCATCTTTCTCGGCGAGGTGCGGAAATTCCGCGCCTCGGTCGATGAGTCGCCCCTGATTTACTATCGCGGCCGCTATCGCGATCTTGGCGGATAG